In the Agrococcus sp. Marseille-Q4369 genome, one interval contains:
- a CDS encoding rhodanese-like domain-containing protein produces MREITPAETADRPIVDVREQHEWDAGHAVDALHIPMSEIVERLDEVPDGAAVICRSGARSGQVVAFLEQRGMDAVNVAGGTLRWAAEGRPMVGTVA; encoded by the coding sequence ATGCGAGAGATCACGCCCGCCGAGACCGCCGACCGCCCGATCGTCGACGTGCGCGAGCAGCACGAGTGGGACGCGGGGCACGCGGTCGACGCGCTGCACATCCCGATGAGCGAGATCGTCGAGCGGCTCGACGAAGTGCCCGACGGCGCGGCCGTGATCTGCCGCTCGGGCGCGCGGAGCGGTCAGGTCGTCGCCTTCCTCGAGCAGCGCGGCATGGATGCGGTGAACGTCGCGGGCGGGACCCTGCGGTGGGCGGCGGAGGGCCGCCCGATGGTCGGCACGGTCGCCTGA
- a CDS encoding sigma-70 family RNA polymerase sigma factor — protein MASEQTESEQTESEQTEAAKRDDFAEQAMQYADQLYGAAMRMTRNPADAADLVQETLLKAYAAYGSFKQGTNLRAWLYRIQTNTYINTYRKQQRRPFEAALDDMAEWQIGDAESFTATAARSAEAEAIHRMPSGVVKDALQEVPEDFRMAVYWVDVEGLSYAETAEVMETPIGTVMSRLHRGRKLLRGLLADYAREQGIAVQDPTVKEKKP, from the coding sequence ATGGCAAGCGAGCAGACAGAGTCCGAGCAGACAGAGTCCGAGCAGACAGAGGCGGCGAAGCGCGACGACTTCGCGGAGCAGGCGATGCAGTACGCGGATCAGCTCTACGGGGCGGCGATGCGCATGACGCGCAACCCCGCCGACGCGGCGGACCTCGTGCAGGAGACGCTGCTCAAGGCCTACGCGGCATACGGCTCGTTCAAGCAGGGCACGAACCTGCGGGCGTGGCTCTACCGCATCCAGACCAACACCTACATCAACACCTATCGCAAGCAGCAGCGCCGGCCCTTCGAGGCGGCGCTCGACGACATGGCGGAGTGGCAGATCGGCGATGCCGAGTCGTTCACCGCGACTGCGGCGCGCAGCGCCGAGGCCGAAGCCATCCACCGGATGCCCTCGGGCGTCGTCAAGGATGCGCTGCAGGAGGTCCCCGAGGACTTCCGCATGGCGGTCTACTGGGTCGACGTCGAGGGGCTCAGCTACGCCGAGACCGCCGAGGTCATGGAGACCCCGATCGGCACCGTCATGAGCCGGCTGCACCGCGGCCGCAAGCTGCTGCGAGGCCTGCTGGCCGACTACGCCCGGGAGCAGGGCATCGCCGTGCAGGATCCCACCGTGAAGGAGAAGAAGCCGTGA
- the aceA gene encoding isocitrate lyase — protein MAAEAAELELEWAADPRWSGVQRDYSAADVVRLRGSVVEEHTLARRGAERLFERLHADETPVRALGALTGNQAVQQVRAGLEAIYLSGWQVAADANLAGQTYPDQSLYPANSVPAVVRRINNALQRADQIERSEGKRTVADWLAPIVADAEAGFGGPLNAFELMRAMIAAGAAGVHWEDQLASEKKCGHLGGKVLIPTQQHVRTLNAARLAADVEGVPSVIIARTDAEAATLLTSDVDERDRPFLTGGRTAEGFYEVRNGIEPCIARGLAYAEYADLLWMETGKPDLEVARRFAEGVKAQFPDQLLAYNCSPSFNWKKHLDDHEIARFQRELGAMGYRFQFITLAGFHALNHSMFDLAKGYAEQHMTAYVDLQEREFAAEASGYTATKHQREVGTGWFDLVATALNPDSGTLALAGSTESEQFH, from the coding sequence ATGGCCGCAGAGGCAGCCGAGCTGGAGCTGGAGTGGGCGGCGGACCCGCGCTGGAGCGGCGTGCAGCGCGACTACTCGGCGGCGGACGTCGTGCGGCTGCGCGGCTCGGTCGTCGAGGAGCACACGCTCGCCCGCCGCGGCGCCGAGCGCCTCTTCGAGCGGCTGCATGCCGACGAGACGCCCGTGCGCGCGCTCGGCGCGCTCACCGGCAACCAGGCGGTGCAGCAGGTGCGGGCGGGGCTCGAGGCGATCTACCTCTCGGGCTGGCAGGTCGCCGCCGATGCGAACCTCGCGGGGCAGACCTACCCTGACCAGTCGCTGTACCCGGCGAACTCGGTGCCCGCGGTCGTGCGCCGCATCAACAACGCGCTGCAGCGCGCCGACCAGATCGAGCGCAGCGAGGGCAAGCGCACGGTCGCCGACTGGCTCGCGCCGATCGTCGCGGATGCCGAGGCGGGCTTCGGCGGACCGCTCAACGCGTTCGAGCTCATGCGCGCCATGATCGCGGCCGGCGCCGCGGGCGTGCACTGGGAGGACCAGCTCGCGAGCGAGAAGAAGTGCGGCCACCTCGGCGGCAAGGTGCTCATCCCGACGCAGCAGCACGTGCGGACGCTGAACGCGGCGCGCCTCGCGGCCGACGTCGAGGGCGTGCCGTCCGTCATCATCGCCCGCACCGACGCGGAGGCCGCGACGCTCCTGACGAGCGACGTGGATGAGCGCGACCGCCCGTTCCTCACCGGCGGCCGCACCGCGGAGGGCTTCTACGAGGTGCGCAACGGCATCGAGCCGTGCATCGCTCGCGGCCTCGCCTACGCCGAGTACGCCGACCTGCTCTGGATGGAGACCGGCAAGCCCGATCTCGAGGTGGCCCGCCGCTTCGCCGAGGGCGTCAAGGCGCAGTTCCCCGACCAGCTGCTCGCCTACAACTGCTCGCCGTCGTTCAACTGGAAGAAGCACCTCGACGACCACGAGATCGCGCGGTTCCAGCGCGAGCTCGGCGCGATGGGATACCGCTTCCAGTTCATCACGCTCGCCGGCTTCCACGCGCTCAACCACTCGATGTTCGACCTCGCGAAGGGCTACGCCGAGCAGCACATGACCGCGTACGTCGACCTGCAGGAGCGCGAGTTCGCCGCAGAGGCGAGCGGCTACACCGCGACCAAGCACCAGCGCGAGGTCGGCACCGGCTGGTTCGACCTGGTCGCGACCGCCCTCAATCCCGACTCGGGCACGCTCGCGCTCGCGGGCTCGACCGAGTCCGAGCAGTTCCACTGA
- the aroA gene encoding 3-phosphoshikimate 1-carboxyvinyltransferase: MPKPDHSRPWTAPTATSRLDARVQLPGSKSLTNRALLLAALADGGSTLHRPLRSRDSRIMVEGLRSLGATIRETPGDGRFGPDLAVTPGPIRGGSSIDCGLAGTAMRFLPIVAALGDGPVSFDGDPHARERPMAETIASLRALGVRVDADEPRLPFTVHGARGPGGPGSVRGGEVEIDASASSQFVSALLLVGARFDEGLTLHHRGERLPSLPHIEMTLEALRQRGVDARRVGDASWRVEPGPIAALDERIEPDLSNAAPFLAAVVAIGGRIVLDGWPAETTQVGALLPQLLEPFGATSRLSDGSLTVEAVGGAIPGATLDMHAAGELAPTIVALGALASGPVEVTGIGHIRGHETDRIRALVDDIAALGGRAEALPDGIRVEPAPLAGGPWRAFDDHRIATAGAVIGLRVPGVEVDDIGATAKTIPEFPELWSAMLAGSDGSGSGGRGA, from the coding sequence ATGCCGAAGCCCGATCATTCCCGGCCCTGGACGGCCCCCACCGCGACCTCGCGGCTCGACGCGCGCGTGCAGCTGCCGGGCTCGAAGAGCCTCACGAACCGGGCGCTGCTGCTCGCGGCGCTCGCCGACGGCGGCTCGACGCTCCACCGGCCGCTGCGCAGCCGCGACTCCCGCATCATGGTCGAGGGGCTCAGGTCACTCGGCGCGACGATCCGCGAGACGCCCGGCGACGGCCGGTTCGGCCCCGACCTCGCTGTGACGCCCGGCCCCATCAGGGGCGGTTCCTCGATCGACTGCGGGCTCGCGGGCACCGCGATGCGCTTCCTCCCGATCGTCGCGGCGCTCGGCGACGGCCCGGTGTCGTTCGACGGCGACCCGCACGCGCGCGAGCGGCCCATGGCCGAGACGATCGCGAGCCTCCGCGCGCTCGGCGTGCGCGTCGACGCCGACGAGCCGCGGCTGCCCTTCACCGTGCACGGCGCGCGCGGCCCCGGCGGTCCCGGGAGCGTGCGCGGGGGCGAGGTCGAGATCGACGCGAGCGCCTCGAGCCAGTTCGTGTCGGCGCTCCTGCTCGTCGGCGCGCGCTTCGACGAGGGCCTCACGCTCCACCACCGGGGCGAGCGGCTGCCCTCGCTCCCCCACATCGAGATGACGCTCGAGGCGCTGCGCCAGCGCGGCGTCGACGCGCGCCGGGTGGGCGACGCGTCGTGGCGCGTCGAGCCCGGCCCGATCGCGGCGCTCGACGAGCGGATCGAGCCGGACCTCTCGAACGCCGCGCCGTTCCTCGCCGCCGTGGTCGCCATCGGCGGCCGCATCGTGCTCGACGGCTGGCCGGCCGAGACGACCCAGGTCGGTGCGCTGCTCCCGCAGCTGCTCGAGCCGTTCGGCGCGACGTCGAGGCTCTCGGATGGGTCCCTCACCGTCGAGGCCGTCGGCGGCGCGATCCCCGGCGCGACCCTCGACATGCACGCGGCGGGCGAGCTCGCGCCGACGATCGTCGCGCTCGGCGCGCTCGCGTCGGGGCCCGTCGAGGTCACGGGGATCGGCCACATCCGCGGGCACGAGACCGACCGCATCCGCGCCCTCGTCGACGACATCGCCGCGCTCGGCGGGCGAGCGGAGGCGCTGCCCGACGGCATCAGAGTCGAGCCCGCGCCGCTCGCGGGCGGCCCGTGGCGCGCCTTCGACGACCACCGCATCGCGACCGCCGGTGCCGTCATCGGCTTGCGCGTGCCGGGCGTCGAGGTCGACGACATCGGTGCGACGGCGAAGACGATCCCGGAGTTCCCGGAGCTGTGGAGCGCGATGCTCGCCGGCTCCGACGGCAGCGGATCGGGCGGCAGGGGCGCATGA
- a CDS encoding zf-HC2 domain-containing protein translates to MSETPALEMTEGKKDCAEARAALEEFLHNELCAEDAADVRAHLDECEECSAEHHVGEMLTAALQGACKDRAPEELRAKLLASLRAAQAQHG, encoded by the coding sequence GTGAGCGAGACGCCGGCCCTCGAGATGACCGAGGGGAAGAAGGACTGCGCCGAGGCGCGCGCCGCGCTGGAGGAGTTCCTGCACAACGAGCTCTGCGCCGAGGATGCCGCAGACGTGCGCGCGCACCTCGACGAGTGCGAGGAGTGCTCGGCCGAGCACCACGTGGGCGAGATGCTCACGGCGGCGCTCCAGGGCGCGTGCAAGGACCGCGCTCCCGAGGAGCTGCGCGCGAAGCTGCTCGCGTCCCTGCGCGCCGCGCAGGCCCAGCACGGCTGA
- the aceB gene encoding malate synthase A, whose translation MDRIRINDHAEGQDRVLTDEALAFLLELHDAFECTRQQLLQDRRKRRTALADGETPGFLASTAHIREDDSWRVASPAPGLEDRRVEITGPIERKMTINALNSGAKVWLADCEDASSPLWRNVIASQVNLQDAIRDRIAFTSPEGKEYRVTRAETPTIVVRPRGWHLDEHRILVDGKPMSGSLVDFGLHVLHNARELIARGRGPYFYLPKLESHREARLWNDVFLLAQDRLGIDRGTIRATVLIETITAAFEMEEILWELREHSAGLNAGRWDYLFSMIKAFRLRGPDFVLPDRSQLTMTAPFMRAYTEQLVRACHRRGAHAIGGMAAFVPSARDPEATERALRAVAADKSREAADGFDGSWVAHPGLVATCRAAFDAVLGDRPNQLDRSRDDVEVDATALIDLSTTQGQITDAGLRSNIEIAIRYMEAWLRGHGAVAIHSLMEDAATAEISRSQVWQWIYNESVTSDGRTVTRERCEAIVAELAPSFADGEDDRFREAIELFRETALEEAYPAFLTLAGTERYLGDGARRPATGSIPVQDASTPLEEDARAAA comes from the coding sequence ATGGACCGCATCCGCATCAACGACCACGCCGAGGGGCAGGACCGCGTCCTCACGGACGAGGCCCTCGCCTTCCTGCTCGAGCTGCACGACGCGTTCGAGTGCACGCGGCAGCAGCTGCTGCAGGATCGCCGGAAGCGCCGCACCGCGCTCGCCGACGGCGAGACGCCGGGCTTCCTGGCATCGACCGCGCACATCCGCGAGGACGACAGCTGGCGGGTCGCCTCGCCCGCGCCCGGGCTCGAGGACCGCCGAGTCGAGATCACGGGCCCGATCGAGCGGAAGATGACGATCAACGCGCTCAACTCGGGAGCCAAGGTGTGGCTCGCCGATTGCGAGGACGCGTCGAGCCCGCTGTGGCGGAACGTCATCGCGAGCCAGGTCAACCTGCAGGACGCGATCCGCGACCGGATCGCGTTCACGAGCCCGGAGGGCAAGGAGTACCGAGTCACCCGGGCCGAGACCCCGACGATCGTCGTGCGGCCGCGCGGCTGGCACCTCGACGAGCACCGGATCCTCGTCGACGGCAAGCCCATGTCGGGCTCGCTCGTCGACTTCGGCCTCCACGTGCTCCACAACGCGCGCGAGCTCATCGCGCGCGGCCGCGGACCGTACTTCTACCTGCCGAAGCTCGAGTCGCACCGCGAGGCGCGGCTGTGGAACGACGTCTTCCTCCTCGCGCAGGACCGGCTCGGCATCGATCGCGGCACGATCCGCGCGACGGTGCTCATCGAGACGATCACCGCGGCGTTCGAGATGGAGGAGATCCTCTGGGAGCTGCGGGAGCACTCGGCCGGCCTCAACGCGGGCCGGTGGGACTACTTGTTCTCGATGATCAAGGCGTTCCGCTTGCGCGGGCCCGACTTCGTGCTCCCGGACCGCTCGCAGCTGACGATGACGGCGCCGTTCATGCGCGCCTACACCGAGCAGCTCGTGCGGGCGTGCCACCGCCGAGGCGCGCACGCCATCGGCGGCATGGCGGCGTTCGTGCCGAGCGCGAGGGATCCCGAGGCGACCGAGCGGGCGCTGCGGGCGGTCGCCGCCGACAAGTCGCGCGAGGCCGCCGACGGCTTCGACGGCTCGTGGGTCGCGCACCCGGGGCTCGTCGCGACATGCCGGGCCGCCTTCGACGCCGTGCTCGGCGACCGGCCGAACCAGCTGGATCGCTCGCGCGACGACGTCGAGGTCGATGCGACCGCGCTCATCGACCTCTCGACGACCCAGGGCCAGATCACCGACGCAGGGCTGCGCTCCAACATCGAGATCGCGATCCGCTACATGGAGGCATGGCTGCGCGGCCACGGCGCGGTCGCGATCCACTCCCTCATGGAGGACGCTGCCACCGCCGAGATCTCGCGCTCGCAGGTGTGGCAGTGGATCTACAACGAGTCGGTCACGAGCGACGGCCGCACGGTCACGCGCGAGCGCTGCGAGGCGATCGTCGCCGAGCTCGCCCCGTCGTTCGCCGACGGCGAGGACGACCGGTTCCGCGAGGCGATCGAGCTGTTCCGCGAGACCGCGCTCGAGGAGGCGTACCCCGCGTTCCTCACCCTCGCGGGCACGGAGCGCTACCTCGGCGACGGCGCGCGGCGTCCCGCGACCGGCTCGATCCCGGTGCAGGATGCGTCCACGCCGCTCGAGGAGGACGCGCGCGCGGCCGCGTGA
- the hisN gene encoding histidinol-phosphatase: MTRYDDDLALALRLADAADAISMARFGAQDLEITTKADTTHVTDADRAVEQRIRTMLAEERPGDAILGEEFGTEGDAARQWIVDPIDGTAHFLRGAPIWATLIALAVKGRPVVGVVSSPALGARWWAAQGSGAWTDPAEPRRLRVSGVASLEDAVLSYNAIQGWDGAGRLDDLVALQREVWRARSYGDAWSYMLLAEGKVDAVAEFDLKPYDMAALVPVIEEAGGRFTSVDGQAGPWHGSALATNGALHDELLARLAR; the protein is encoded by the coding sequence GTGACCCGCTACGACGACGACCTCGCCCTCGCGCTCCGGCTCGCCGACGCCGCCGACGCGATCTCGATGGCGCGCTTCGGCGCGCAGGACCTCGAGATCACGACGAAGGCCGACACGACGCACGTGACGGACGCCGACCGCGCGGTCGAGCAGCGCATCCGCACCATGCTCGCCGAGGAGCGCCCGGGCGACGCGATCCTCGGCGAGGAGTTCGGCACCGAGGGCGACGCCGCGCGGCAGTGGATCGTCGACCCGATCGACGGCACGGCGCACTTCCTGCGCGGCGCACCGATCTGGGCGACCCTCATCGCGCTCGCGGTCAAGGGCAGGCCGGTCGTCGGCGTCGTCTCCTCCCCCGCGCTCGGCGCGCGCTGGTGGGCCGCGCAGGGCTCCGGCGCGTGGACCGATCCCGCCGAGCCCCGCCGCCTGCGGGTCTCGGGCGTCGCGTCGCTCGAGGATGCGGTGCTCTCGTACAACGCGATCCAGGGCTGGGACGGCGCGGGCAGGCTCGACGACCTCGTCGCGCTGCAGCGCGAGGTGTGGCGCGCGCGCTCGTACGGCGACGCGTGGAGCTACATGCTGCTCGCGGAGGGGAAGGTCGACGCGGTCGCCGAGTTCGACCTCAAGCCCTACGACATGGCCGCGCTCGTGCCGGTGATCGAGGAGGCCGGGGGGCGCTTCACGTCGGTCGACGGCCAGGCGGGCCCGTGGCACGGGTCGGCGCTCGCGACCAACGGCGCGCTCCACGACGAGCTGCTCGCGCGGCTCGCGCGCTGA
- a CDS encoding NAD-dependent succinate-semialdehyde dehydrogenase, whose amino-acid sequence MSEYRVVDPYTGQVVKEFPTATDDEIRAAIERAHAAFEPWRATPMAERAAILTKAAKAFTERSRELAEIIRTEMGKPLGQGVFEAEFSGEIIQYYADNAAEFLADEVLKTREDVDARVVKSAQGVILGIMPWNYPYYQVARFAFPNLMLGNTVLLKHAPQCPWSATVIAEILEEAGLPAGAYENIFATNDQIGEIVIPDPRVRGVSLTGSERAGAAVAEIAGRNLKKVVLELGGSDPFVVLSTDDMDAVVESAVAARMENSGQACNASKRFIVVDELYDEFSTRLAEAIAAVEVGDPEDEDALVGPLSSQAAADRLREQTSAALAEGARVLAGAVDEGDGTRVQPALLADVTDAMSVYREELFGPVGTVYRAKDVDDAVRIANDTPFGLGARVWCSDPDLARAVADRIDAGMVAINDASAEDYDMPFGGTKRSGFGRELGPHGMEEFMNKKLVVG is encoded by the coding sequence GTGAGCGAGTACCGGGTCGTCGACCCCTACACCGGCCAGGTCGTCAAGGAGTTCCCCACCGCGACCGACGACGAGATCCGCGCCGCGATCGAGCGCGCCCACGCGGCGTTCGAGCCGTGGCGCGCGACGCCGATGGCGGAGCGCGCAGCGATCCTCACGAAGGCCGCGAAGGCCTTCACCGAGCGCTCGCGCGAGCTCGCTGAGATCATCCGCACCGAGATGGGCAAGCCCCTCGGGCAGGGTGTCTTCGAGGCGGAGTTCTCGGGCGAGATCATCCAGTACTACGCCGACAACGCGGCGGAGTTCCTCGCCGACGAGGTGCTCAAGACTCGCGAGGACGTCGACGCGCGCGTCGTGAAGTCGGCGCAGGGCGTCATCCTCGGCATCATGCCGTGGAACTACCCGTACTACCAGGTCGCGCGCTTCGCCTTCCCCAACCTCATGCTCGGCAACACCGTGCTGCTCAAGCACGCGCCGCAGTGCCCGTGGTCGGCGACCGTCATCGCCGAGATCCTCGAGGAGGCGGGGCTGCCCGCCGGCGCCTACGAGAACATCTTCGCGACGAACGACCAGATCGGCGAGATCGTCATCCCCGACCCGCGCGTGCGCGGCGTCTCGCTCACCGGCTCCGAGCGCGCGGGCGCCGCGGTCGCCGAGATCGCGGGCCGCAACCTCAAGAAGGTCGTGCTCGAGCTCGGCGGGAGCGACCCCTTCGTCGTGCTCTCGACGGACGACATGGATGCGGTGGTCGAGTCGGCGGTCGCGGCCCGGATGGAGAACTCCGGCCAGGCGTGCAACGCCTCGAAGCGCTTCATCGTCGTCGATGAGCTCTACGACGAGTTCTCGACGCGGCTCGCGGAGGCGATCGCCGCGGTCGAGGTCGGTGACCCCGAGGATGAGGACGCGCTCGTCGGCCCGCTCTCGTCGCAGGCCGCGGCCGACCGCCTGCGCGAGCAGACCAGTGCCGCCCTCGCGGAGGGCGCGCGCGTGCTCGCCGGTGCCGTCGACGAGGGAGACGGCACGCGCGTGCAGCCGGCGCTCCTCGCCGACGTGACGGACGCGATGAGCGTGTACCGCGAGGAGCTCTTCGGCCCCGTCGGCACCGTCTACCGTGCGAAGGACGTCGACGACGCCGTGCGGATCGCGAACGACACGCCCTTCGGGCTCGGCGCCCGCGTGTGGTGCAGCGACCCCGACCTCGCGCGCGCGGTTGCCGACCGCATCGACGCGGGCATGGTCGCGATCAACGACGCGAGCGCCGAGGACTACGACATGCCCTTCGGCGGCACGAAGCGATCGGGCTTCGGCCGCGAGCTCGGGCCGCACGGCATGGAGGAGTTCATGAACAAGAAGCTCGTCGTCGGCTGA
- a CDS encoding VOC family protein produces MTDVRTVLWFDGRIEEAAELYVSLLPDSAITDVMRIPGDESPWPGDAPPGEALTVDLTLGGSPFQLLNGGPQFPQSEAVSIAVTVDGQAEVDRLWDALVADGGEESMCGWCRDRFGVSWQIIPEQLGELMQGPRSKDVTRAMLEMRKLDVAALEAAARG; encoded by the coding sequence ATGACGGATGTGCGCACGGTGCTCTGGTTCGACGGCCGCATCGAGGAGGCAGCCGAGCTCTACGTCTCGCTCCTGCCCGACTCGGCGATCACCGATGTGATGCGGATCCCCGGCGATGAGAGCCCCTGGCCGGGGGACGCCCCGCCCGGCGAGGCCCTCACGGTCGACCTCACGCTCGGCGGCTCGCCCTTCCAGCTGCTGAACGGCGGTCCCCAGTTCCCGCAGTCGGAGGCGGTGTCGATCGCCGTGACCGTCGACGGGCAAGCGGAGGTCGACCGGCTGTGGGACGCCCTCGTCGCCGACGGGGGCGAGGAGTCGATGTGCGGGTGGTGCCGCGACCGCTTCGGCGTCTCGTGGCAGATCATCCCCGAGCAGCTCGGCGAGCTCATGCAGGGGCCGCGCTCGAAGGACGTCACGCGCGCGATGCTCGAGATGCGGAAGCTCGACGTCGCGGCGCTCGAGGCCGCCGCGCGGGGCTGA
- a CDS encoding CHAD domain-containing protein, protein MTRSPLHRRPAVHRMRVAVRRLRAALATSRSLLDAERTEPVRAELRWLARALGEDRDAEVLLERLTAAAGALPAELARGPLANRLDDALRSRTRAAHRRTLEALESERGRAGDAPRAVARARAGGARRAPRRGRRPACAPGAPHAGAPRRRERLQLRAARGERARPRPGRRVGARTCLGAGAREAATPLAGLISRRRASCS, encoded by the coding sequence ATGACGAGGTCGCCGCTGCACCGGCGGCCGGCGGTCCATCGGATGCGCGTCGCCGTCCGCCGGCTGCGCGCCGCGCTCGCGACGTCCCGGTCGCTGCTCGATGCCGAGCGGACCGAGCCGGTGCGGGCGGAGCTGCGCTGGCTCGCCCGCGCGCTCGGCGAGGATCGCGACGCCGAGGTGCTGCTCGAGCGGCTCACTGCGGCCGCCGGCGCGCTGCCCGCCGAGCTCGCGAGAGGCCCGCTGGCGAACCGCCTCGACGACGCGCTGCGCTCGCGCACCCGGGCGGCGCACCGCCGCACCCTCGAGGCCCTCGAGTCGGAGCGCGGGCGCGCCGGCGACGCGCCTCGCGCGGTCGCTCGAGCGCGTGCAGGCGGTGCTCGGCGAGCACCACGACGCGGTCGTCGCCCAGCCTGTGCTCCGGGAGCTCCGCATGCGGGCGCACCTCGGCGGCGAGAACGCCTTCAGCTACGGGCTGCTCGCGGGGAGCGAGCGCGCCCGCGCCCTGGCCGCCGAGTCGGAGCTCGGACCTGCCTGGGCGCGGGCGCGCGCGAAGCGGCGACACCGCTGGCTGGGCTGATCAGCCGACGACGAGCTTCTTGTTCATGA
- the rsgA gene encoding ribosome small subunit-dependent GTPase A: protein MSWLGDYEDPYEEYDESSVRERPNPKANRPRSKQRPEHDDAITGIVTAVDRGRYTLAVRVGEPDEAVVSAARARELRKQAIVAGDRVDVVGDTSGEEGSLARIVRIQPRATVLRRSADDTDVVERVIVANADVLLMVVAAADPEPRPALVDRYLVAALDAGITPVMVVTKTDVADPAPFLAHFEGLDIEVWQSSIEDPPVEALRERLDGHTTVAVGHSGVGKSTLVNALVPGAMRAVGHVNAVTGRGRHTSSSTVSFKLGSGWIIDTPGVRSFGLGHVATANVLSGFPDLAAVAEDCPRGCSHLVGEEYCELAIAAREGRLGQRRVDSMQRLLGTLVAARQQRHEE, encoded by the coding sequence ATGAGCTGGCTCGGCGACTACGAGGACCCGTACGAGGAGTACGACGAGTCGAGCGTGCGCGAGCGGCCGAACCCGAAGGCGAACCGGCCGAGGTCGAAGCAGCGCCCCGAGCACGACGACGCCATCACAGGCATCGTGACCGCGGTCGACCGCGGCCGCTACACGCTCGCCGTGCGCGTCGGCGAGCCCGACGAGGCCGTCGTGAGCGCCGCGCGCGCCCGGGAGCTGCGCAAGCAGGCGATCGTCGCGGGCGACCGGGTCGACGTCGTGGGCGACACGAGCGGCGAGGAGGGATCGCTCGCCCGCATCGTGCGCATCCAGCCGCGCGCGACCGTGCTGCGGCGATCGGCCGACGACACCGACGTCGTCGAGCGCGTCATCGTCGCGAACGCCGACGTGCTGCTCATGGTCGTCGCGGCCGCGGATCCCGAGCCGCGGCCCGCGCTCGTCGACCGCTACCTCGTCGCGGCGCTCGACGCCGGCATCACACCCGTCATGGTGGTCACGAAGACCGACGTCGCCGATCCCGCGCCGTTCCTCGCCCACTTCGAGGGGCTCGACATCGAGGTGTGGCAGTCGTCGATCGAGGACCCTCCCGTCGAGGCGCTCCGCGAGCGGCTCGACGGGCACACGACGGTCGCCGTCGGCCACTCGGGCGTCGGCAAGTCGACGCTCGTGAACGCGCTCGTGCCGGGCGCGATGCGCGCGGTCGGCCACGTGAACGCCGTCACCGGCCGCGGCCGGCACACCTCGTCGTCGACCGTCTCGTTCAAGCTCGGCTCCGGCTGGATCATCGACACGCCCGGCGTGCGCTCCTTCGGCCTCGGCCACGTCGCGACGGCCAACGTGCTGAGCGGCTTCCCCGACCTCGCGGCCGTCGCCGAGGACTGCCCGCGCGGCTGCTCGCACCTCGTCGGGGAGGAGTACTGCGAGCTCGCGATCGCCGCGCGCGAGGGGCGGCTCGGGCAGCGCCGCGTCGACTCGATGCAGCGGCTGCTCGGCACGCTCGTCGCCGCGCGCCAGCAGCGGCACGAGGAGTGA